One stretch of Plutella xylostella chromosome 15, ilPluXylo3.1, whole genome shotgun sequence DNA includes these proteins:
- the LOC105391856 gene encoding innexin inx7 — protein MQLWKFSIKSVGPQLKFNPSKPSIENFAFKLHYRATVVLLLACVVLVCGREYFGEHIRCISDGGVPEHVIQTYCFFMATFTIVRHYNETLLQSGFLPHPGVGPIAGSDETLHHTYYQWVPFVLFLQSMAFYLPHSIWKKKEGGRVKALVDGLQMARIAIEDDDMQVNGQNIPSRSTLEKRLDIIRKDIVLRLRITRTWSVWLVSMEVANLLNIILQIYLTNKFLNGHFYVLGLSLFNVNWNTIADPLETVFPKVTKCIFHKYGPSGSIQQHDALCVMALNIIHEKIYTLLWFWFFFLLLVSIIAVAWRISTFYLYRRSPRFNEMMFKQVSSSKFDPYTVISVVNGCQFADWLFLYYLAKNMNGFVFQELFKRLAEELSTRDMPFDQDGHEESGATPVLVGRVDYDDETLPLKDAKKAS, from the exons ATGCAGTTGTGGAAGTTTTCTATCAAGTCTGTGGGGCCGCAGCTGAAGTTTAACCCTTCGAAGCCGAGTATAGAGAACTTCGCCTTCAAACTGCATTACAG AGCGACGGTGGTGCTGCTGCTGGCGTGCGTGGTGCTGGTCTGCGGGCGCGAGTACTTCGGGGAGCACATCCGCTGCATCAGCGACGGCGGCGTCCCGGAGCACGTCATCCAGACCTACTGCTTCTTCATGGCTACCTTTACTATT GTCCGGCACTACAACGAGACCCTACTACAAAGCGGCTTCCTCCCACACCCGGGGGTCGGCCCGATTGCCGGCTCGGACGAGACGCTGCACCACACCTACTACCAGTGGGTGCCCTTCGTGCTGTTCCTGCAGTCCATGGCCTTCTACTTGCCGCACTCCATATGGAAGAAGAAGGAAG GCGGTCGAGTGAAGGCGCTCGTGGATGGACTGCAGATGGCCAGGATCGCCATCGAAGACGACGACATGCAAGTAAACGGACAGAATATTCCCTCCAGAAGTACTCTGGAGAAGCGCCTCGACATCATCAGGAAGGATATCGTGTTGAG GCTCCGCATCACCCGCACGTGGTCCGTGTGGCTGGTCTCCATGGAAGTCGCCAACCTGCTGAACATCATCCTGCAGATCTACTTGACAAATAAGTTTCTGAACGGACACTTCTACGTTCTCGGCCTCTCGCTGTTCAATGTCAACTGGAACACCATCGCTGATCCTCTAGAGACTGTGTTCCCCAAG GTGACGAAGTGCATCTTCCACAAGTACGGCCCCAGCGGCTCCATCCAGCAGCACGACGCGCTGTGCGTGATGGCGCTCAACATCATCCACGAGAAGATCTACACGCTGCTGTGGTTCTGGTTCTTCTTCCTCCTCCTCGTCTCTATCATTG CGGTGGCGTGGCGCATATCCACGTTCTACCTGTACCGGCGCTCCCCTCGGTTCAACGAGATGATGTTCAAGCAGGTCAGCTCCAGCAAGTTCGACCCATACACCGTCATCAGCGTCGTCAACGGCTGCCAGTTCGCTGACTGGCTGTTCCTCTACTACCTGGCGAAGAACATGAACGGATTTGTGTTCCA GGAGCTCTTCAAGCGTCTAGCCGAGGAGCTATCGACCAGAGACATGCCGTTCGACCAGGACGGCCACGAGGAGTCGGGAGCCACGCCCGTGCTGGTCGGCCGAGTGGACTACGACGACGAGACCCTGCCGCTGAAGGATGCCAAGAAGGCCAGCTAA